A window of the Elusimicrobiota bacterium genome harbors these coding sequences:
- the arfB gene encoding alternative ribosome rescue aminoacyl-tRNA hydrolase ArfB, which yields MTEFESGFFPAPGSIEEKFIRSGGHGGQNVNKVATAVQLRFCPRLSGLSHAAQARLRQLAGAKLTEGGDILIIASEHRTQEQNRQAARARLRELLERAMRPPRRRRPTKPSYGSKQRRLESKKCRADIKRTRRGADLF from the coding sequence ATGACTGAATTTGAATCAGGTTTCTTTCCGGCTCCGGGCTCAATTGAGGAAAAATTTATAAGGAGCGGCGGCCACGGCGGGCAGAACGTGAACAAAGTCGCCACCGCCGTGCAGCTTCGCTTTTGCCCCCGCTTGTCCGGCCTGTCCCATGCGGCGCAGGCGCGGCTCAGACAGCTTGCCGGCGCAAAGCTGACCGAGGGCGGCGATATACTGATCATCGCAAGCGAGCACAGAACGCAGGAGCAGAACCGCCAAGCCGCCAGGGCCCGGCTGCGCGAACTATTGGAACGCGCCATGCGCCCTCCAAGACGCAGAAGGCCCACAAAACCCTCTTACGGCTCAAAACAGCGCCGCCTTGAAAGCAAAAAATGCCGGGCCGACATAAAGCGGACGCGGCGCGGCGCGGATTTATTTTAG
- the glpK gene encoding glycerol kinase GlpK: MKYILAIDQGTTGSRAIVYDRRGEKIAAAYSEFRQYFPKPGWVEHDPEEIWESVNNCIQKVLQTVSPGLIAAIGITNQRETAVVWDRNTGRPIYRAIVWQCRRTARRCEELNADKKISGYIRRTTGLPVDAYFSASKIEWLLKHVPGAAKKAARGGLLFGTTDTWILWKLTGGKTHATDYTNASRTMLFDITKLKWDERLLKIFGVPRAMLPAVRPSAGEFGRTAAIGRLPAGISVSGIAGDQQAALYGQACFGPGTVKNTYGTGCFLLMNTGKNRVNSASGLITTLACDAGGGPAYALEGAVFIAGAAVQWLRDGLKILNSASQSRKMAAALKNNEGVYLVPAFTGLGAPYWKPHARGALFGITRGTSRNHLARAAIEAMCYQTKDVMDAMERDCGLRVKELKIDGGASANNLLCAFQADICGIKVVRPRVIETTSLGAAYLAGLAAGYWKNPEEIRACWARDREFKPSMPRKEAARLYSGWKEAVNRLL; the protein is encoded by the coding sequence ATGAAATATATTCTTGCCATAGACCAGGGGACCACCGGAAGCCGGGCCATAGTCTACGACCGCCGCGGGGAAAAAATAGCGGCCGCTTACTCGGAATTCCGCCAGTATTTTCCAAAACCCGGCTGGGTTGAGCACGACCCCGAAGAAATATGGGAAAGCGTCAACAATTGTATACAAAAAGTCCTGCAAACAGTATCCCCCGGCCTGATCGCCGCCATCGGAATAACCAATCAGCGCGAGACCGCCGTGGTCTGGGACAGGAACACCGGCAGGCCCATCTACAGGGCCATAGTCTGGCAGTGCAGACGCACGGCCCGGCGCTGTGAAGAGCTGAACGCGGACAAAAAAATATCCGGCTACATCCGCCGTACGACCGGCCTGCCGGTTGACGCTTATTTCTCCGCCTCAAAAATAGAGTGGCTGCTGAAACATGTTCCCGGCGCGGCCAAAAAAGCGGCGCGCGGCGGACTGCTGTTCGGGACAACGGACACCTGGATACTGTGGAAACTGACCGGCGGAAAAACGCACGCCACGGACTACACGAACGCTTCGCGCACAATGCTTTTCGATATTACAAAGCTTAAATGGGACGAGCGGCTGCTTAAAATATTCGGCGTGCCGCGCGCGATGCTGCCCGCGGTCCGGCCTTCCGCCGGCGAATTCGGCAGGACGGCAGCCATAGGCCGGCTGCCGGCGGGGATATCCGTAAGCGGCATCGCGGGGGATCAGCAGGCGGCTTTATACGGCCAGGCCTGCTTTGGACCGGGAACGGTCAAGAACACTTACGGCACCGGCTGTTTCCTGCTGATGAATACCGGAAAAAACCGCGTCAATTCAGCCAGCGGGCTTATAACCACGCTCGCCTGCGACGCCGGCGGCGGCCCGGCTTACGCGCTTGAGGGCGCCGTTTTTATAGCGGGCGCGGCCGTGCAGTGGCTGAGGGACGGGCTTAAAATATTGAACTCGGCCTCCCAATCCCGAAAGATGGCGGCCGCTCTGAAGAACAATGAAGGGGTTTACCTTGTGCCCGCTTTCACCGGGCTCGGTGCGCCTTATTGGAAACCTCACGCGCGGGGCGCGCTGTTCGGCATAACAAGAGGCACCTCGCGAAATCATCTGGCGAGAGCCGCAATTGAAGCCATGTGTTACCAGACAAAAGATGTGATGGACGCCATGGAGCGCGACTGCGGCCTGCGCGTCAAAGAACTTAAAATAGACGGCGGGGCTTCGGCCAATAACCTGCTTTGCGCTTTTCAGGCGGACATCTGCGGAATTAAGGTGGTGCGGCCGCGCGTGATAGAAACGACTTCCCTGGGCGCCGCGTATCTGGCCGGGCTGGCCGCAGGTTACTGGAAAAACCCGGAAGAAATACGCGCCTGCTGGGCCAGGGACAGGGAGTTTAAACCCTCCATGCCGCGAAAAGAGGCCGCGCGCCTGTACAGCGGCTGGAAAGAAGCGGTAAACCGGCTGCTATAA